From a single Roseibium algicola genomic region:
- a CDS encoding glycosyltransferase family 4 protein: MSASANHMDYAVSVSSKSGTGSSGRRRRAVVVGSLGYSLVNFRLDLMRRFQANGYEVTAFAAEIDAETARILEENGIAHREIPMKRTGTNPFSDLVSLWALIRALREEKPELVLAYTMKPIVYACLAAQLVGIRSRYALFTGLGYAFMEENPTGRRRYVRSASVLLHRMALRKLTAAFCYNSADRRDIRNYRLIPDQVPLHDIPGSGVDTARFSATPVPQGPVRFLFVGRLLRSKGLALLAEAAKLLKAQGLEFELDILGPTDSNPDAIEPEQLDAWQSEGLLRYRGATNDVVPFLQASSVLVLPTSLREGIPRSILEAMSCGRAVITTDAPGCGETIEHGVSGFVVPRGDVQALAAAMKSFIETPAQAAKMGAAARALVCSKNDIHRVNARLMQLMGIEAVRYASGSRSLGSPAEAELVCQVSEVALP; encoded by the coding sequence ATGAGCGCTTCTGCCAACCATATGGACTACGCGGTCAGTGTGTCTTCCAAGTCGGGGACAGGGTCTTCCGGGCGCCGTCGGCGGGCTGTGGTCGTCGGTAGCCTGGGGTATTCGCTGGTCAATTTCCGGCTGGATCTCATGCGGCGCTTCCAGGCAAACGGCTATGAAGTGACCGCTTTCGCCGCCGAGATCGATGCCGAGACCGCCAGAATTCTGGAGGAGAACGGGATCGCTCATCGCGAAATCCCCATGAAACGCACAGGGACGAACCCCTTCAGCGATCTTGTCAGCCTCTGGGCTCTCATTCGTGCACTTCGCGAGGAAAAGCCGGAACTCGTCCTCGCATATACAATGAAGCCGATCGTTTATGCCTGCCTTGCAGCACAGCTGGTCGGCATCCGGTCCCGCTACGCGCTGTTCACCGGGCTTGGATATGCCTTCATGGAAGAAAATCCAACCGGACGCAGACGCTATGTCCGTAGCGCCTCCGTATTGCTGCACCGGATGGCACTGCGCAAACTTACCGCGGCTTTCTGCTACAACAGTGCGGACCGCCGGGATATCCGGAACTATCGGCTGATACCGGACCAGGTGCCTCTTCACGACATTCCGGGTTCAGGCGTAGACACCGCACGCTTTTCGGCGACACCTGTTCCGCAGGGACCAGTCCGCTTCCTGTTCGTGGGGCGGCTGCTTCGGTCCAAGGGGCTTGCTCTTCTTGCCGAAGCCGCCAAGCTCCTCAAGGCGCAGGGGCTCGAATTCGAGCTCGACATCCTGGGCCCGACCGACAGTAATCCGGATGCGATCGAACCAGAGCAGCTCGACGCCTGGCAAAGCGAAGGATTGCTGCGATATCGCGGCGCGACAAACGATGTCGTCCCCTTCCTTCAGGCGAGCAGCGTGCTGGTTCTTCCGACGTCGCTGCGGGAAGGCATTCCGCGTTCCATTCTCGAAGCCATGTCCTGCGGGCGCGCTGTCATCACCACCGATGCGCCGGGGTGCGGAGAGACGATAGAACACGGTGTTTCCGGTTTCGTCGTCCCGCGCGGTGATGTTCAGGCTCTCGCCGCAGCGATGAAAAGCTTCATCGAAACACCGGCGCAGGCTGCAAAGATGGGAGCGGCCGCCCGGGCGCTCGTTTGCAGCAAGAATGATATTCACCGGGTGAATGCCAGGCTGATGCAGCTCATGGGCATCGAAGCCGTCCGATATGCTTCCGGCTCGCGTAGCCTGGGTTCTCCGGCCGAAGCCGAACTGGTCTGCCAGGTCTCGGAGGTAGCCCTCCCATGA
- the rfbG gene encoding CDP-glucose 4,6-dehydratase has product MSEFIDPHIGRAFAGRRVLVTGHTGFKGGWLSAWLLHLGADVVGLSLPPSEGPGVFKSCGLADRMDSRIADIRDRGALQEALRGVDAEIVFHLAAQPLVRHSYRHPAETFATNVSGTANVLDAVRQMPSLRAVVVITTDKCYDNREWTWGYREIDPLGGHDPYSASKACTELVAQAYRHAYFADSNGPQLATARAGNVIGGGDWGEERLVPDIVRAASTGVPLEIRSPEAVRPWQHVLEPLSGYLQLAARLVEDGSEFAGAWNFGPELESTVNVRELMQMVRTAWGQGAPEVRFPEQQAGTSSALHEAGILRLDSTKARTRLGWRPQLRLAEAIGMTIDWYKAHALGDDMSDCTEQQLAGYSALMAGSSLTRYAMVAE; this is encoded by the coding sequence ATGTCCGAGTTTATCGATCCTCATATTGGCCGAGCTTTCGCCGGCCGCCGGGTTCTCGTCACAGGCCACACAGGGTTCAAGGGCGGCTGGCTTTCGGCCTGGCTGCTGCACCTGGGAGCCGATGTCGTTGGCCTGTCCCTGCCACCCAGTGAAGGACCGGGTGTCTTCAAATCGTGCGGTCTCGCCGATCGCATGGACAGCCGGATTGCCGACATCCGGGATCGGGGAGCGTTACAGGAAGCTCTGCGCGGCGTGGATGCGGAGATCGTATTCCATCTGGCTGCCCAGCCCCTGGTGCGCCATTCGTACAGGCATCCGGCGGAAACCTTTGCAACCAACGTGTCGGGAACGGCCAACGTCCTGGATGCGGTTCGCCAGATGCCTTCGCTGCGCGCTGTCGTCGTGATCACCACCGACAAGTGTTACGACAACCGCGAATGGACCTGGGGCTACCGAGAGATCGACCCGCTTGGTGGCCACGACCCCTACAGCGCGTCGAAGGCGTGTACCGAACTTGTGGCGCAAGCTTACCGCCACGCCTATTTCGCCGATAGCAACGGACCGCAGCTGGCCACGGCCAGGGCCGGCAACGTCATTGGCGGAGGTGACTGGGGTGAGGAGCGGCTGGTGCCGGACATCGTGCGGGCAGCGTCAACCGGCGTTCCGCTCGAGATCCGCAGCCCCGAGGCGGTGCGCCCGTGGCAACACGTACTGGAGCCGCTTTCGGGCTATCTCCAGCTTGCGGCTCGGCTTGTCGAGGACGGCTCCGAGTTTGCAGGCGCCTGGAATTTCGGTCCCGAGCTCGAAAGCACGGTCAATGTGCGCGAGCTGATGCAGATGGTGCGGACAGCCTGGGGGCAAGGCGCCCCGGAGGTTCGTTTTCCGGAGCAGCAGGCGGGAACGTCATCAGCCCTGCACGAGGCCGGCATTTTGCGCCTCGACAGCACCAAGGCCCGCACCCGCCTCGGATGGCGGCCGCAGCTCAGGCTTGCCGAGGCAATCGGAATGACAATCGACTGGTACAAGGCACACGCGCTTGGCGACGACATGAGCGACTGCACCGAACAGCAGCTTGCCGGCTACAGCGCCCTGATGGCTGGCAGCAGTCTCACGCGCTACGCGATGGTCGCTGAATAG
- a CDS encoding DegT/DnrJ/EryC1/StrS family aminotransferase, protein MRVNYGQTVHGQEEIDAVVEVLKTSTQMGPRVRDMQQKVAELFSKNFGIMVNSGSSANYLAVEILDLPKGSEVITPALTFATTVAPLVRQGLVPAFVDAAEGTYNIDETAIERMITPATSAVMIPSLIGNLPNWKRIREIADAHGLKVIEDSADTLGATISGESTGIYSDVSTTSFYGSHVINGAGNGGMLCVNTPELARKALLLRSWGRSSSLFVESEAIENRFNVRLDDIEYDAKFVFEALGYNLEPSEISAAFGLVQLGKLQHNIAVRERHFEAHKRFFADYEDWFVLPRQLEGARTGWLAFPLTIRDDAPFTRRELQIYLEKADIQTRPVFTGNILRQPAMKNIDCRVDPSGYPIADKVMRGGILLACHHGLNDDHVEYMHARVSDFLNRFSAGFGAMAAGNERVG, encoded by the coding sequence ATGCGAGTTAATTACGGTCAGACAGTACACGGACAGGAAGAGATCGACGCCGTGGTCGAAGTGCTCAAGACCTCGACCCAGATGGGTCCGCGTGTCCGTGACATGCAACAGAAGGTCGCCGAGCTTTTCAGCAAGAACTTCGGGATCATGGTCAACTCGGGTTCTTCGGCCAATTACCTGGCCGTGGAGATCCTCGATCTACCCAAGGGCAGCGAGGTCATCACACCGGCGCTGACTTTTGCCACCACGGTTGCCCCGCTTGTGCGTCAGGGCCTTGTGCCGGCATTCGTCGACGCTGCCGAGGGCACCTACAACATCGACGAGACAGCCATCGAACGCATGATCACACCTGCGACTTCCGCAGTGATGATCCCGTCCCTGATCGGCAATCTGCCGAACTGGAAGCGCATTCGCGAGATCGCCGATGCCCACGGCCTCAAGGTGATCGAAGACAGTGCCGATACTCTGGGCGCGACGATTTCCGGTGAAAGCACGGGTATCTACTCGGATGTCTCGACGACGAGCTTTTACGGTTCGCACGTCATCAACGGAGCCGGCAACGGCGGCATGCTTTGCGTCAACACCCCCGAGCTGGCGCGCAAGGCTTTGTTGCTGCGTTCGTGGGGACGCAGTTCATCGCTCTTTGTTGAATCGGAAGCAATCGAGAACCGGTTCAATGTCCGGCTTGATGACATCGAATATGACGCAAAGTTCGTCTTCGAAGCGCTGGGGTACAATCTGGAGCCTTCGGAAATCAGCGCGGCGTTCGGCCTCGTGCAACTCGGTAAGCTGCAACACAACATTGCAGTGCGCGAACGGCATTTTGAAGCCCACAAGCGGTTCTTCGCCGACTATGAAGACTGGTTTGTCCTGCCGCGCCAGTTGGAAGGTGCCAGGACGGGATGGCTGGCTTTCCCGCTGACAATTCGGGACGACGCGCCGTTTACCAGGCGCGAGCTTCAGATCTATCTCGAAAAGGCCGACATCCAGACCCGTCCGGTCTTCACCGGCAATATTCTGCGCCAGCCGGCAATGAAGAACATCGACTGCCGCGTCGATCCGTCAGGCTATCCGATCGCCGACAAGGTGATGCGTGGCGGCATCCTTCTGGCCTGCCATCACGGCCTCAACGACGATCACGTCGAATACATGCACGCGCGCGTATCCGATTTCCTGAACCGGTTTTCCGCCGGCTTCGGTGCCATGGCAGCGGGCAACGAGAGGGTGGGATGA
- a CDS encoding class I SAM-dependent methyltransferase: MNKFELDKSIRRTCRTCGSEDLLLFLPMGAHPPANLFASAADRDQPQVAFPLNTQACLDCGLIQVADQVPADFFTNYLYVPSGAATMHSHFAELAEVAVSKANGGLIVDIGCNDGLMLSHANRLGGKTLGVDPAANLATIAQERGVRVHTAFFNPETAAELRASEGPAAVITTSNTFNHIDDLHGFTEGVLMLLDDDGVFIIEVPWGKEILETNEFDNVYHEHLSELSLLSIVRLGESVGLDVVDVTKLPVHGGSMRVFMQPAAVKVERAAIVDEMLEDERQAGMTEAATYQDFAERVHQIRNDLTGLLAELKAEGKSIAGYGAPAKGNTLLNFFGIGTETLDFLVDRNTLKQGLFSPGMHIPVLSPEAVAERQPDYLLVLAWNFLDEIREQMAEFEAKGGKFIVPLPVPKIVP; the protein is encoded by the coding sequence ATGAATAAATTCGAGCTAGACAAGTCCATTCGCCGTACCTGCAGAACCTGCGGTTCCGAGGATCTTTTGCTGTTCCTTCCCATGGGAGCCCATCCGCCGGCCAACTTGTTTGCCAGCGCGGCTGATCGCGACCAGCCCCAGGTTGCCTTTCCGCTCAACACGCAAGCCTGCCTCGATTGCGGCTTGATCCAGGTTGCGGATCAGGTGCCGGCCGATTTCTTCACCAACTACCTTTATGTGCCTTCCGGCGCCGCGACGATGCATTCCCATTTCGCGGAGCTTGCGGAGGTTGCCGTTAGCAAGGCGAACGGTGGGCTGATCGTCGATATCGGCTGCAACGACGGGCTCATGCTGTCCCACGCCAACCGGCTGGGCGGCAAGACGCTTGGTGTGGACCCGGCTGCGAACCTTGCGACAATTGCGCAGGAGCGCGGCGTGAGGGTGCACACGGCATTCTTCAACCCCGAGACGGCAGCGGAATTGAGGGCGTCCGAAGGTCCCGCCGCCGTGATCACGACTTCGAACACCTTCAACCATATCGATGACTTGCACGGCTTCACCGAGGGCGTGCTGATGCTTCTCGACGACGACGGTGTCTTCATCATCGAGGTACCGTGGGGCAAGGAGATCCTCGAGACCAATGAATTCGACAATGTCTACCATGAGCATCTGTCGGAACTGAGCCTGCTTTCGATTGTTCGTTTGGGCGAAAGCGTCGGCCTCGATGTGGTCGATGTCACCAAGCTTCCGGTGCACGGAGGCTCGATGCGCGTATTCATGCAACCGGCCGCCGTGAAGGTGGAACGCGCGGCAATCGTCGACGAGATGCTTGAAGATGAACGCCAGGCCGGCATGACGGAGGCCGCGACCTATCAGGATTTCGCCGAGCGGGTTCACCAGATACGCAACGATCTGACCGGGCTACTGGCGGAATTGAAGGCAGAAGGCAAATCAATTGCAGGCTACGGCGCTCCCGCCAAGGGCAATACATTGCTCAACTTTTTCGGGATCGGCACGGAGACACTCGATTTCCTGGTCGACAGGAACACGCTGAAACAGGGTCTCTTCTCTCCGGGCATGCATATTCCAGTTCTCTCGCCGGAAGCCGTAGCCGAAAGGCAACCCGATTACCTGCTGGTTCTTGCGTGGAATTTCCTGGATGAAATCCGCGAGCAGATGGCCGAATTCGAAGCGAAGGGCGGCAAGTTCATCGTTCCCCTTCCGGTGCCGAAAATCGTTCCCTGA
- a CDS encoding ArnT family glycosyltransferase — translation MSVLQSNQLAAAVDQASHVGHRQKWLRLAVSVASVAGVALLLGALYGRLMTFGLRRDEMMFVPPAQYMPDWQLYQDVFFNHVPNVAWFFHSMHIVFGDQGLLGAARIGVFLLWVLLILAIVWTTLRISRSWLLALFSAVAILAADPLLGQAGMAATNNLLPLPFALLGLGLFVVETMEQRPRSSLIFVAGMCLSLAAGSKVSAVVFIPPVALAAFLLPARISLRTRLTGTVLPLAAGGLVGALPVFWYLLDDPQLFLAHVLSFHTGPHIAYWTANAASEPGLAMGLGGKLQLAFGAWLAGGSLILATVLVYLFWMSLRAGHKGERQDGKCLGQIVVVLAVTALAAVLSFVPTPGFPQYYIQPLVCLPILGALLYRQIGTQDRQQVVPVLCASMFVMLVITLPRLMPGLASLAKPDDFTSARLVRGGQELQQALASHNVPEGPVATFMPLYPMEAGLDIYPEFASGQFAYRIAPYTDAELAAFYRMVGADGLGDLFGKQPPAAILVGYDPDLEAPMLEYVRANNYLEVPVAELSNRYGEGRLFVRTTGGQD, via the coding sequence ATGAGTGTCCTGCAGTCCAACCAATTGGCCGCCGCGGTTGATCAGGCTTCACATGTCGGACACCGTCAGAAATGGCTGCGCCTTGCAGTCAGTGTGGCGTCGGTTGCGGGAGTCGCGCTGCTGCTTGGCGCTCTTTACGGCAGGCTGATGACCTTCGGTTTGCGGCGGGACGAGATGATGTTCGTTCCCCCCGCGCAATATATGCCGGACTGGCAGCTATACCAGGACGTCTTCTTCAATCATGTGCCGAATGTCGCCTGGTTCTTCCACTCCATGCATATCGTCTTCGGCGATCAGGGTTTGCTGGGCGCGGCAAGGATAGGCGTCTTTCTTCTTTGGGTGCTGCTGATCCTTGCGATTGTCTGGACCACGCTGCGCATCTCGCGATCCTGGCTGCTGGCACTGTTCTCGGCCGTGGCCATTCTCGCCGCGGATCCGTTGCTCGGCCAGGCCGGCATGGCCGCGACCAACAACCTGCTGCCGCTGCCGTTTGCGTTGCTGGGGCTAGGCCTTTTCGTGGTCGAGACCATGGAACAGCGGCCGCGATCCAGCCTGATCTTCGTTGCCGGAATGTGCCTTTCGCTCGCAGCAGGCAGCAAGGTCAGTGCGGTGGTCTTCATTCCCCCGGTCGCGCTTGCCGCCTTCCTGCTTCCGGCACGTATTTCCTTGCGCACACGCCTGACCGGAACTGTTCTTCCGCTCGCCGCCGGCGGGCTGGTCGGAGCCTTGCCCGTCTTCTGGTATCTGCTGGACGATCCGCAGCTCTTTCTTGCGCATGTTCTGTCATTTCATACTGGCCCGCACATCGCCTACTGGACGGCGAACGCCGCCAGCGAACCCGGCCTGGCGATGGGGCTTGGCGGCAAGTTGCAGCTCGCGTTCGGAGCCTGGCTGGCAGGTGGTTCTCTGATCCTTGCAACAGTGCTGGTTTACCTGTTCTGGATGTCGCTCCGGGCAGGGCACAAAGGTGAACGGCAGGACGGCAAATGTCTTGGACAGATTGTTGTCGTCCTCGCAGTCACGGCTCTTGCTGCCGTTCTAAGCTTCGTTCCGACACCCGGTTTTCCGCAGTATTACATTCAGCCGCTGGTCTGCCTTCCGATCCTTGGTGCGTTGCTTTACCGGCAGATCGGAACACAGGACCGTCAGCAAGTGGTGCCGGTTCTTTGTGCCAGCATGTTTGTCATGCTCGTCATCACGCTTCCGCGGCTCATGCCCGGGCTCGCAAGCCTTGCCAAACCTGATGACTTTACCTCCGCACGCCTGGTTCGCGGCGGCCAGGAATTGCAGCAGGCGCTGGCCTCGCACAATGTGCCTGAAGGCCCTGTGGCAACCTTCATGCCGCTTTACCCCATGGAAGCCGGTCTCGACATCTATCCGGAATTTGCCTCCGGTCAGTTCGCGTACCGGATCGCGCCTTACACGGACGCCGAACTTGCCGCTTTCTATCGGATGGTCGGCGCCGACGGTCTGGGAGATCTGTTCGGCAAACAGCCTCCGGCCGCCATCCTCGTTGGCTACGACCCCGACCTTGAAGCGCCGATGCTCGAGTATGTGCGGGCAAACAACTACCTGGAAGTTCCGGTTGCCGAACTGAGCAACCGTTACGGAGAAGGCCGCCTTTTTGTTCGAACAACGGGAGGCCAGGACTGA
- a CDS encoding NAD-dependent epimerase/dehydratase family protein translates to MARVLITGASGFIGSNLTRACLKRGDEVSVILRPCSSTGRIADIASRVGLYRLDVTDARALHSCLAKARPEIVFHVGARTRFENRPDLQDLADSVEENVSPLIALLSGLAACDCPPRTFVRTGTIAEYGDCPTPFTETERERPGGSYAASLLAGTHYLEMAQPRLPFFAVTARLALTYGPGQSESFLIPRAITQLLAGQKVSVRSPLDRRDLIHVDDVTTALMMLGDNPEGAGPVVNVGTGDSPTVAEVMRTLIKLTDADVDLVKFSDQVRDPVELIVSAERIRERLGWSAEIKLQDGLERTVKWARENIIPNFATEMQA, encoded by the coding sequence ATGGCGCGCGTTCTCATAACCGGAGCTTCCGGTTTTATAGGATCAAACCTGACCCGGGCCTGCCTGAAGCGAGGTGACGAGGTCAGTGTGATCTTGCGGCCCTGTTCGTCCACGGGCCGGATCGCCGATATCGCGTCGCGCGTTGGCCTCTACAGGCTCGACGTCACCGACGCTCGGGCTCTTCACAGCTGTCTGGCAAAAGCCAGGCCGGAGATCGTTTTCCATGTGGGTGCGCGTACCCGTTTCGAAAACCGGCCGGACTTGCAGGATCTCGCCGACAGCGTCGAGGAGAACGTCTCGCCGCTGATCGCGCTGCTTTCGGGCCTTGCCGCTTGCGATTGCCCGCCCCGGACTTTCGTCAGGACGGGGACGATCGCCGAATACGGGGACTGTCCGACACCCTTTACAGAAACCGAGCGAGAAAGACCGGGCGGATCCTATGCCGCCTCACTCCTGGCCGGGACGCATTATCTGGAGATGGCGCAACCGCGACTTCCGTTTTTTGCCGTTACCGCACGGTTGGCCCTGACCTATGGACCCGGGCAGTCGGAAAGTTTCTTGATCCCGCGCGCCATCACTCAGTTGCTGGCCGGCCAGAAAGTGAGTGTCCGCAGCCCTCTGGATCGCCGTGACCTGATCCATGTCGATGACGTCACCACGGCGCTCATGATGCTGGGCGACAATCCCGAAGGTGCCGGACCGGTGGTCAATGTGGGGACAGGCGATTCCCCGACGGTCGCCGAGGTCATGAGGACCTTGATCAAATTGACCGACGCCGACGTCGATCTCGTGAAATTCAGCGATCAAGTCCGCGATCCCGTCGAATTGATCGTCTCTGCCGAACGCATCCGCGAACGCCTTGGTTGGTCAGCGGAAATCAAGCTTCAAGATGGCCTCGAAAGGACCGTGAAATGGGCACGAGAGAACATCATTCCAAACTTTGCAACGGAGATGCAGGCATGA
- a CDS encoding glycosyltransferase family 2 protein — translation MTLVSILIPALNEEDNVRNTYKRVMDVFEQLPDYEPELIFTDNHSSDETFSILTEIAAEDPRVRVIRFSRNVGYQASVLTAYRAAEGACAIQLDCDLQDPPELIPQMLDTWRKGYHVVYGIRRSLPDGPVVAWLRRTFYALIDAISEDDLPRNAGEFRLTDRRILDELRRVEDRSPYVRGLISGMGFNQTGFEYDRNARVAGDSKFPLRAMISLAVDGLINHSLVPLRLASLISLLGGLCAFLLLSGYLIGKLVFGQEWPAGFATTTTLILLSMTVNAMFLGILGEYVGRIFLQSKNLNRPLVEIELNGNGQRNDAVPKGRRTMVEAAE, via the coding sequence ATGACTCTCGTCTCGATCCTGATCCCGGCACTGAATGAAGAAGACAACGTTCGCAACACCTACAAACGTGTCATGGACGTGTTCGAGCAGCTTCCCGACTATGAGCCGGAACTCATCTTCACCGACAATCATTCCAGTGATGAGACTTTCTCCATTCTCACGGAAATCGCTGCCGAGGACCCAAGGGTTCGCGTGATACGGTTCTCTCGGAATGTCGGATACCAGGCTTCGGTGCTGACCGCCTACAGGGCTGCCGAGGGCGCCTGCGCCATACAGCTTGATTGCGACCTCCAGGATCCGCCCGAACTGATCCCGCAAATGCTCGATACCTGGCGCAAGGGCTACCACGTCGTCTACGGAATCCGGCGGAGCCTGCCGGACGGTCCGGTCGTCGCGTGGCTGCGCAGAACCTTCTATGCACTGATCGACGCGATCAGCGAGGACGACCTTCCCCGGAACGCAGGCGAATTCCGGCTGACCGACCGGCGCATTCTCGATGAGCTGCGCCGCGTGGAAGACCGCTCGCCCTATGTCCGCGGTCTGATCAGCGGCATGGGTTTCAACCAGACCGGTTTTGAGTACGACCGAAACGCTCGCGTGGCTGGAGATTCCAAGTTCCCGCTCCGTGCGATGATTTCCCTCGCGGTCGATGGCCTGATCAACCATTCGCTTGTGCCATTGCGGCTGGCTTCCCTGATCAGCCTTCTGGGCGGCCTCTGCGCCTTCCTGCTGCTTTCTGGTTACCTCATCGGCAAACTGGTCTTCGGCCAGGAGTGGCCCGCCGGTTTTGCGACGACCACGACACTGATCCTGCTTTCGATGACTGTGAACGCGATGTTTCTCGGCATTCTGGGTGAATATGTCGGACGGATATTCCTGCAGTCGAAGAACCTGAACCGGCCACTGGTTGAAATCGAACTGAATGGCAACGGACAACGGAATGATGCGGTTCCGAAGGGTCGACGCACCATGGTGGAGGCTGCGGAATAA
- a CDS encoding GtrA family protein, protein MTQSVTTARTAFSDLMTSRVVRFLGAGIINTAFGYGVFAILVLAGVHPQVALVAQFGLGVLWNYSIHARFVFGVSGFGRLPLYGLAYVAAYAFNALLLAVLTGAGIPALGAQLLSLPPVVALSYILVARALGVRAGRKDAQQ, encoded by the coding sequence ATGACGCAGTCCGTCACAACGGCCCGCACGGCATTCTCCGACCTGATGACTTCCCGGGTCGTGCGTTTTCTTGGCGCCGGCATAATCAATACAGCGTTCGGATACGGGGTCTTCGCAATCCTCGTCCTTGCAGGTGTGCACCCGCAGGTCGCTCTCGTGGCGCAGTTCGGTCTCGGGGTCCTCTGGAACTATTCCATCCATGCCCGGTTTGTTTTCGGTGTCAGCGGCTTTGGCAGGCTTCCACTCTACGGCCTCGCCTATGTGGCAGCCTATGCATTCAACGCCCTGTTGCTTGCGGTCCTGACCGGCGCCGGGATACCTGCGCTCGGTGCCCAGCTCCTGTCGCTGCCGCCTGTCGTGGCCCTGTCCTATATTCTTGTTGCCCGCGCCCTCGGCGTGCGGGCGGGCAGAAAGGACGCACAGCAATGA
- the rfbF gene encoding glucose-1-phosphate cytidylyltransferase, whose protein sequence is MQTVLLAGGLGSRLAEETVTIPKPMVEVGGRPIIARVMDIYSHFGHRDFVVAAGYKALLIKQFFANYHLIANNISVSVDTGKLRLVPSEPGGWNVCVVDTGSHTMTSGRIRRLRDWLNNETFMCTYSDGLGNIDINALLDFHKSHGKLATVTAVQPPARFGNIELKGDRVFAFTEKVRKRDTWINGGYFVFEPGVLDYMVDDAEPLEQSPLTQMAKDGELMAYRHDGFWHPMDTVRDRDTLNSLCDELPPPWLRFNEEMPANMPALAI, encoded by the coding sequence ATGCAAACCGTACTTCTTGCCGGAGGATTAGGCTCACGCCTGGCTGAAGAAACAGTCACCATTCCCAAGCCGATGGTCGAGGTCGGTGGTCGACCGATCATCGCTCGCGTCATGGATATTTACAGTCATTTCGGCCATCGCGACTTCGTTGTTGCGGCCGGTTACAAGGCGTTGCTGATTAAACAGTTCTTCGCCAACTACCATCTTATTGCCAACAATATTTCCGTTTCGGTGGATACAGGAAAGCTGCGTCTCGTACCGTCGGAACCGGGCGGCTGGAACGTCTGCGTTGTCGACACCGGTTCCCACACGATGACCAGTGGCCGCATTCGCAGGCTGCGTGACTGGCTCAACAACGAAACCTTCATGTGCACCTATTCGGACGGTCTGGGCAATATCGACATCAACGCCCTGCTCGACTTCCACAAGTCACATGGAAAGCTTGCCACCGTCACCGCCGTTCAGCCGCCTGCACGCTTCGGCAACATCGAACTCAAGGGTGATCGGGTCTTCGCGTTTACGGAAAAGGTTCGCAAGCGCGACACCTGGATCAACGGCGGCTACTTCGTGTTCGAACCGGGTGTTCTGGATTACATGGTCGATGATGCCGAACCGCTCGAGCAGTCGCCCCTGACCCAGATGGCCAAGGACGGCGAACTGATGGCGTATCGTCACGACGGTTTCTGGCATCCGATGGATACCGTGCGCGATCGGGACACGCTCAATTCGCTGTGCGATGAGCTTCCGCCGCCGTGGTTGCGGTTCAATGAGGAAATGCCAGCCAATATGCCGGCACTCGCGATCTGA